The segment CGCACGCTGCATGCATGCTCTCTTGAAATAATGTAAAGATGAAAGTTGGTTAgaattacatgcatgtattagCTTTGAGGGTACCCtcttaatatgatttttatgttttgCAGATTCATTATGGGTTAAGAAAGGAGGGTTGCTGAGGAAGAGCAGGTCTCTCCAGAAGGCTGTGTTCAGTGTGAATAATCCGGAGCCACTGGCTGTGATGGATGATGGTAAGTGCATGGTTGCTGGTTCAAATCTCAGTCTGTCACAGAAtcctattttaaaacaaaaatgcttACCTTATGAACTTCAAACCAGAAGTAGATTCAAGGTAAGGAGAAGACATTCAATacctctttttttaaagttcattccCATTTAGAGTAGCTAGGTTGAggatttgattgtttttaaaaaaaattttcatagtcATTTTGATACTACATTTATCAAAACGTCAATATTTCCACTTGTACTTTGAAATTAATTCACTGTACATCAGTAAAGGTTGAGATTCTGAATTTTTGCCTTCAATGAATTTAGTTCCATACTATACATATTAGTCCAAACTAAGAAACCTCAAAAACTTGGGAAAAGCTATGAAATGATGTGGCATATGTTTTCACTTTCCTCTGAATTCATCAACAATCCTTTTTCAAAGTCTTCATTATAGTAACTTCCTCAGTAAAATCATAAACCAACACACCCCCTCCCTCGATTCTAACATTTGATCATGTGGAGCCAAACTTATTCGCCTTATAGATTTCCTTCCCATGGACATAGATTTTGTGGACCCTCTACAGAAGATACGGCAAGTCCAGGTAAAGATCCCAGAGGAAATCCAGGAGATCACTAGCAGACTGGATGGTCCGTTCAACAGTCCAGAATACTCGGAGGACATCTACGAATATCTACAGGTCTGGACACATTGCTCCCTGCgtataattcattgttttattatatggaCTTGGGTTACAGTAAAAGATGGGTTGAGGTAAAGTGCCAGAGACAATTAAGtgattttgatttgatataacaataatttgatttgtatgatatgtttattatacaattttaagaAATGCTAGGCTAATGAAAGTATACCTAATCCGCTGTAAGCATGAATTTAAAGTGACTTTGCTTTAGGCAtgcatttaaattaataatttaagcTGTTGACTGtgataatatttaattgtatatcagaatttgtttataatttttcgACAGTACTTGGAGAGAAGATTTGTCTACCCCGAGAATTTCCTTAGCAACAATGGAGAAGTGACCCCACAAATGAGAAGCATCCTTACAGACTGGTTCATACAAGTTCAGGTTTGTTATTCCGTCGTACAATCTCATATCTATAGAATTTATACAGACAGACAAAAAAGTTTAAGTGTTCCATTATGTTGCTCTTATGAATGAGTCTGACGGTATATGGTTCCAAAAGCTCGATCAGCAATAggataaaatatgttcataCAAACTGAATAATGTGCACACAATTAAGTTAAGGAACTCgagaaattattattaaatgcaATATATATGTTCATGAAAGTTAAAGTACCAGAGCATGTTTATTCTTGTGCCCTTGGAGATTGTAGGCATGAAATATTTTTCCCTGTCTCCATTAGTCTGTctgtcaaaattttgattttcgacaaaaaCTTTGGAACCACATTAGGTATCATCTTCGAGTTTGGCAATGCATGTTCAACTGGTCTAGATATTACTGTATTaagatttcatttgttaaatgaataattaacaGATGAATGTTTTGAATTGATGTACGTAATAACGTACTATCTTGGTTTTCAAGGTTCACCAAGAGCTCTCCCAGCAAACTTTGCACCTGACTGTTGAACTGGTGGACCGGTTCCTTACCTATCAAAGAATCCCCCTGAACACTTTCCAACTGGTCGGAATCACCTGTCTGCTTATTGCTGCCAAGTATCACGAACGATTTGCTCCCGAGGTAGGCATTGCATGGAGTCTCCAAGACTATGGCATttcatttgaattaaattattgcTTCAATGATTTTATTGCATTCAGAAAACATTTGAGAGAAATCATGCAAGGATCATGTAActtataaatcattaaaatggaTCAcagttttcattaatatttgcatgaacatttttggtgttggaaataaaaaaaaaaaaaaattttagtaTACTGAATTAAGATTAACTGTACGAGTAAATAGAAATACATGCACTGTGCATAACGTGTGAAATGAATGAATAttcataaactttaaaatataagaAGTTAATTGAGTTGGCCCCCTATCGGTGAATCAGTGTGCGCATGTGACAGAGTACAGGATATAGGTTAAGGGGGATCGGAACAGGAGACTTCTATTTTGTGACAtactatttatcaaaataaacaacgAAATCAAATGTAATTCTATAAATACTGGTAGTTTCTATCCCAAAGCTGTCACCTAACAgtgtagcgcagtgggttagagctGTAAATCATGAGTTTGAACCCCGctggggattttaaaattttacctttccaaacaaattttaacatatttttttgttgaatattgtaaaatttaaaactgtgaaaatattttaagtatAATGTTCTTTAtttcacattaatattgacagatgtcccataccaccttaatttcTGATGATGGATTAGAAAGTGAAACTCTTTTAATTTTGCAAGTAAGAGTTTGCAATATGATTGACAGGTGCAGACCCTGTGCTATTTGACAGACAACACCTATGACAAGAACCAGGTCCTCAAGATGGAGAGACAGATTCTGAGAACCATTGGGTTTGACCTCAACATTGTAGATGTCACAGTCTTCATGGacaaaattcttttgattgagAGTGACCTTCCAAAAGAAGTAGGTGTAAAATCTTTCTGGAAAAGAAGTACATTTAAGAATTCATCTTTGCAGGGTTAAAAgtctttccaaaattttaacagcttttgcatttttttattattcaatgtACTGACACTCAAAGAGTTGTTGATAAAGTCTGGAGAATTCTCtgaaaaaagtttcaaaaactATACGGCCATAAAGTAGATGTTTTGAAAAGATGATTCATTGGGTTTTGAATTCTGTTTAgtgttttttagaagaaagctTCTTGCAATGAATCAAGTTTACCAGTAAATGCTAAGCACAtacaaatttagaaaaattagtAGCATTCAAAATTGCAAGAGTACCTGCATGCACAATGTAAAATTTATGCTAATTTGTTGAAAAGTCAATTTCCACCAAATACCTTACATGCCAAAATATGCTTCACAGAATTCAGAGAAAGGAAGTCTTaagtgtattttattaaaaaaaatataaaagataaaacaaaaatgtttacatgaagTAGTCCTGCTCCTTTGTGTAGATGAGACAGATGACCAAGTACCTGTTGGACCTGACCCTCACCTCTGATGATTTTGTGTGCACTGTTCCCTCCCTGATGGCCTCTGCAGCAGTTTGTCTGGCCAGGAAAATCCTGGTCTCTGACAAGTCCAGCTGGACTCTAGGACTGTCCTACTTCTCCCGCTATGCCGAGAAAGACCTTATTCCATGCATGAAAAAAATGGTGGACCTTTTAATCAAGGCCCCAGACTGCAAGTTCCAGGTGAGGTTTAACGTACCAAAAAACATGGTTAACAGTAGCATTCTTTTATATCAGAAATTCACACTTACAACAAAGGCAGTTTTATTTCCCTATCTTAACAATGTATTCTAAAGTTATTGGAAGTAAGGAACTACCGTACATTTAGAATGAATCAAAAATTGCTCGTCTTGGAGCCTCAAGTGTTAACATatatgttttactgtaaaatatacTGTGTGGGTTTTTCTTTCTACATTTGTAATTAcggtattaaaataaaaattctttagTATTTAGTTCAGTTAAGTGTTAATTATATTAAGAGAAATTGAATATTAAACATTAATCAGATACATCATTCTTaattataatacaaatttaaatttaaaaaaaaaaatcctgtgtTTGATACAATGCagccttattttttttcagggaGCCCGAGTGAAATACTCTGGTGAATCGTACTGTAGAATCAGTTACCACCCAAACTTGAAGACCCACCTAGAAGATATTGATGAGGAACTTATCATAGGGaagaaaaaataagaggtgTTAACACAGCAACTTGTGATAAGTGTTTATGAAAACCTCACATGATCTATAATCACTTTGATGGATATATTTAGGCTGTACAAGAGACTTAGAGATGGCAATTTGCTAACAATTGCTGCGACAAAATGGGTTCATGAAAATTCTGGAAATGTGTTTTGGACATTTATATGGGAATTGAtagacttgattttttttttacctttttgtttGCTACTTAATTTATTATTGTAGTTGGAAGCTACTTGTAtaagcttttttttttgaaaaataaagagtCTTAAAAACAGCTTCCAATATAAATGGCATTCCTcttaacagaaatattttttcctttgttgTGATATCCAATAattatttgatctttatttatatttctgcAAAAGTTGATCGATACTTATTTTTGTACATAAACCAGGTATTATGAAATGctttttcaaagtaaaactaCCTATACTATACTTATGATATTTTGATACATACAGTGTaccaatatatacattttttttttttacatttatgttaatttatatattgatattatcTTGGTGATATTGACCATAAATCTCTTTCCTCGTCAtgttaaatatgttcaaatataTTCTGTGTTCTTTGCTACACTTGAATTTTCATACATGTTCTTTAATTATACATTTGTTGATATGGTGCACTCAAAACTATGCATTTATATGCATGGAtattgtaattatataatttgctattttaaaaaaaaatgatgtttatatatctgtttatttacatgttatacaaagttttttcttaaaaaattatgatcCACTAATCTATGTGCATATCTAATCTATTATAAAATGTGATTGAGTCTAATAGTTGTTGTGTCCTTCCATTTATCCACAAGCTGATACGAGTACttcccttccccccccccccctttttttgaaAGAGTGTTCAGTTagattattatcaaaattccaAAATTATTCTTTCTAATGCCTACATAGTATATTGATTTGTTAATTGCTTATTTATACTTGCTATACTGAGTATTAAATTTataactgtggaatcatttttattcctgGGGGTCAATGTTCATGAGTAGCCAACATTTGCCTGGTTCATGGAGATGTAAATTTGTTGGTAGTGCAATgggaataattttaattaatgttaaataaatgattGTATATATGTTCATGGGGAATAAAGTTTGTGGGCTAGGCCCAAAAATTGGTCTCCCACgaccaatgatgattccacattattttaaaaatacagtcaaactttgttttcTCGAAccagatgggactgtttaaaaacttcaatgGAAtcagtattcaagatatcaagggtaaaatactttaaaaaataaggggttgggacttacaaatcactttgacatatatatccattgtattcaagatatcaaagTTGAACTGTATTTGTACCAGGAATAGTCGAAATCTTGTCTGAGATTCCAATGGAGTGAGATTTGGTACCTTTACCACATGttactcttttttttcaaattaatgcaATGTACGAGTGCTATTACATATTGTTTTGTGATacagaatatatatacatgtagatgcatTTATAGTAAGACTTTTCTGTGCATTACTGGATTTCTTGTGTGTGCTATATCACTTACCTTTACAATCCAATTAAATCATGACTCCTTCTGGGTTTAATTAATATGTTCTTGCCAAATATTACATTTACCAGTATTATAAATATGTTATCACATTTTCCCTCTTTGTTGCTTTTTCTTTATTCACATGTTCAGAAATAAAACTGTATGTGGTAATTTGATTCATTTGTGTTCTCACTTGTGTCACAGTTATCTCAAAAGGATGCACCCCAATATCATGGTTCCTTTATCTTAGTAAGAAAgacaatatattaaaaacaatttcatttcattttcaagaATATAATCTTTAGgccaaaaaatgtaatttttaatttacatacataGTCAAAAAATTCAGACTAGAGCCTGAGATACTGAGATATTATTGCAAGATTTGCAAAGGTTATTTactcaattttaatattttgtttaaattaactCTGTTATTCATGCGCAGAATCTATGAGCATCTATTTGTTTTGTTCCCGAAGGCTTCACTTCTGGACCACTGGGCTGCTCCTAAGAGAAAAGACCCccttttttatatcttgttccCTGCAAACTTTCCCACAAAACCAAGCAGCCAATATGTATGATCCCACGCTTAGATccagacttttttttttctcgggAGAGGGATCCGGACCCATGGACCAACTATAGATCCACACCTAGATTCTCTCCCATCTGGAGAGAGAGCTATTCCTGCAGCTATGCAGACTCTAGACCATGGCTTGCGACATGCTATAATAATGTGCTAACTATAAATCTAAGATTTGTCACttcatccaatattttgatttatctcCGAGAGCTTCTCTCCAGAAAAATTTTGTACTCCAGCTCGAGGTCAGCAGCTCCCGGTGTGAAGAAATTGGGATTGGAAACCTGTTGTCCATACAAATTTTTTCAGGCCAGGatctacagacctgcagcttaTTGTATTCCACTTTAATTGTGATAAATCTACATAGATTTCGTCTCTTGAGTTCAAAATTGGATTGAAGGGAGATACATAAATAATACACTGAATTGTATAAAATTAGAGAATACCTAGTCAAGTGTAAGGttagatttttgattttttatagacaacaaataaaacaaagacgcattgtaaacaataattatttattaataaagaacAACCAGTTTCACTGAGTTTTTCCATTGCTAAATAATGTACCTAtgaaagagttatttccctttaaaCGCAATCCAAACAAAAATCGATTTAATGAGTCAGAAACACAGAGCAAACCTTTTCTTTTGTGTTAAATTAATGCAGTTAataaaccaaaaataattcgaatctattatcatgttttttttttcaggtgaaacggaaaatttataaaaacacGAAAACCCAAGTACCTCTTGGatggttttctttttagatCATACTTTCAATATCCGGAGTAGAGGCATGGCTGGAAAACTTGACAATGCCAATCCAGTGATTTTTGAACAGAGCAAGGAGCGACAGGTCTTGCCTGAAGAGGAAGACGATGATGTTACCGATAAAATCGACGATAGAGAAGTGTTTGGTAATATATGTGCTCTCTAAACTCCATTGTATAGACTTCGTTAAAGCACATGAAATCCTTACGTAaaccacaggggctcgtcacgaagtctTTCAACTTTTCATATCTACCACCTCTgtacagagacataaataacagttatttatgtctctgctctgtacaataaaatacacaaggAACTTTGTGATGAGCCCCTGTGCGTAAACCATAGGTGTGCGTAAACAAGTTGGGACCATTAAATCATACTAAGAACACTCCATTAAAACACACCTgtctttattttagaattgCTTTGTTTCGC is part of the Magallana gigas chromosome 3, xbMagGiga1.1, whole genome shotgun sequence genome and harbors:
- the LOC105329592 gene encoding G2/mitotic-specific cyclin-B isoform X1, with the protein product MGSSNRSAAGAKNGLSNMTSFHSSRDRNRVFKANENVNTVLVFGGKKLKRVATTETTSRNRQMAALLGLRGTQRNNSGKQKTVLQSESNKENVPFEKQPTRKENHVEGMDVSPQSRGEVLGKNLSQSDQVTKERVVLRDKSNALPYLKGGHQKVKATSDSLWVKKGGLLRKSRSLQKAVFSVNNPEPLAVMDDDFLPMDIDFVDPLQKIRQVQVKIPEEIQEITSRLDGPFNSPEYSEDIYEYLQYLERRFVYPENFLSNNGEVTPQMRSILTDWFIQVQVHQELSQQTLHLTVELVDRFLTYQRIPLNTFQLVGITCLLIAAKYHERFAPEVQTLCYLTDNTYDKNQVLKMERQILRTIGFDLNIVDVTVFMDKILLIESDLPKEMRQMTKYLLDLTLTSDDFVCTVPSLMASAAVCLARKILVSDKSSWTLGLSYFSRYAEKDLIPCMKKMVDLLIKAPDCKFQGARVKYSGESYCRISYHPNLKTHLEDIDEELIIGKKK
- the LOC105329592 gene encoding G2/mitotic-specific cyclin-B isoform X2, which translates into the protein MGSSNRSAAGAKNGLSNMTSFHSSRDRNRVFKANENVNTVLVFGGKKLKRVATTETTSRNRQMAALLGLRGTQRNNSGKQKTVLQSESNKENVPFEKQPTRKENHVEGMDVSPQSRGEVLGKNLSQSDQVTKERVVLRDKSNALPYLKGGHQKVKATSDSLWVKKGGLLRKSRSLQKAVFSVNNPEPLAVMDDDFVDPLQKIRQVQVKIPEEIQEITSRLDGPFNSPEYSEDIYEYLQYLERRFVYPENFLSNNGEVTPQMRSILTDWFIQVQVHQELSQQTLHLTVELVDRFLTYQRIPLNTFQLVGITCLLIAAKYHERFAPEVQTLCYLTDNTYDKNQVLKMERQILRTIGFDLNIVDVTVFMDKILLIESDLPKEMRQMTKYLLDLTLTSDDFVCTVPSLMASAAVCLARKILVSDKSSWTLGLSYFSRYAEKDLIPCMKKMVDLLIKAPDCKFQGARVKYSGESYCRISYHPNLKTHLEDIDEELIIGKKK